Proteins from a genomic interval of Vicia villosa cultivar HV-30 ecotype Madison, WI unplaced genomic scaffold, Vvil1.0 ctg.000273F_1_1_3, whole genome shotgun sequence:
- the LOC131626204 gene encoding LRR receptor kinase SERK2-like gives MARNNFSGTIPNSLGDLASLVTLDLSSNNLTGLISMSLEKLKPEMFIAKKPIDEMFKEGLNMNNFEKKLLNVVDQRLINHYEYSTQNFSSDSHSGGSGDISYSDRSNTYKAEECIAAAMRIGLSCVAHHPKDTLATREALSKLLIIVGVIPAVNL, from the exons ATGGCAAGAAATAATTTTAGTGGCACAATTCCAAATAGTCTAGGAGATTTAGCATCCCTTGTGACCTTGGATTTATCATCAAACAATCTCACTGGTCTAATTTCTATGAGTCTAGAAAAGCTTAAGCCCG AGATGTTCATAGCCAAAAAACCAATAGATGAAATGTTCAAAGAAGGATTAAACATGAACAATTTTGAGAAGAAATTACTGAATGTTGTTGATCAAAGGCTTATTAACCATTATGAATATTCAACACAAAATTTCAGCAGCGATAGTCATAGCGGTGGATCAGGCGACATCAGCTATAGTGATCGTAGCAACACATACAAAGCTGAGGAGTGCATAGCTGCTGCAATGAGAATCGGCTTGTCATGTGTAGCACATCATCCCAAAGATACACTAGCCACGCGAGAAGCCTTATCCAAATTACTGATTATTGTTGGTGTCATTCCTGCGGTTAATCTGTAA